The segment GTGTTTAACAAAAACAAATGTTCGTACAAATATATTCTAGTTATATGATAAAATAAATGAAATTCACATCTTAAAAGGATCATATACATCGATTTCCTTAGAATTACTCTTTTTCAATTTTTCACTTAATAATCTTAAAATAGGCTGTAAATCACCATTAATTGATAAGCACAGCACTTCTTTATTGAGATAATTAGCTAGGTGATTCTTCTTTTCCAGAATTTCTGCTTCCCTCAATAAGTCGCATTTGTTTAATACTACAATCTCTTCTTTTTCAACAAGATCACTATTGTAAAGTTCCAATTCATTATGGATACAACTATAAGCCGAAACAACGTCATCGTGAGTTACATCGATTAAATGCAATAAAATTTGACACCTTTCTATGTGCTTTAAAAATTTATGTCCGAGCCCAATTCCAAGGTGAGCATCAGTAATTATTCCAGGAATATCTGCTATTACAACTTCGCTATCATCCACTTTTACCATGCCTAAATGAGGTCTTACGGTGGTAAATGGATAATCGCCTACTTTTGTATCGGAATTTGAGCAGCGAGTCAAAAATTTTGATTTACCTGCGTTTGGCATGCCAATAATTCCAACATCTGATAAAACTTTTAGTTTTAATAATACATGTTTTTCTTCGCCAGGCTGACCGTAAGTAAAATGTCTTGGTGCCTTATTAGTAGAAGATTTAAAATTAGTATTTCCAAGTCCACCTTTTCCACCCTGTGCTATTAAAAATTCCATATCAGGCTTGTCAAGATCGACTATTATCTCTTCACTTTCTTCATCAATTATTTGTGCACCGACTGGAACTTTAAGTATAACGTCTTTCCCTGCTGTGCCAGATCTATCCCTGCCTGCACCATTTTTTCCACTATCTGCTTTAATGTGTCTTCTATAACGAAAATGAAGCAAAGTGTTGAGATTAGCGTCGCTGATGAAAACTATGTTTCCACCCTTTCCTCCATTACCACCATTTGGACCACCAAATTCAACGAACTTTTCTCGACGAAAACTTGCACAGCCATCACCACCGTCACCGGCTTTTAAACACAATTTTACTTCGTCTATAAAACCCATGCTAACCCACGATAATATTTAGCATCCTTTCCTAATGCGCTTTCTATTCTGATTAGCTCGTTATACTTCGCGAGTCTATCAGAACGCGATAGCGACCCGGTTTTTATTTGCCCACAATTTGATGCAACTGCTATGTGGGATATTGTTGTGTCTTCTGTTTCACCTGAGCGGTGAGAAATAACAGCTTTATAGCCATTTGATTTTGCCATTTCAATAGCAGCAAAAGTTTCTGTTAACGTCCCTATCTGGTTTGGCTTGATCAGTACAGCGTTTGCCATTTTTTCCTCTATTCCTTTACGTATTAGTTCACAATTTGTAACAAACAAATCATCCCCAACCAATTGAATTTTACTCCCCAATTTTGCAGTAAGTAATTTCCAACCTTCGTAATCCTCCTCACTCATTGCATCTTCTATAGAAATTATTGGATATTTTTCCACAAGATTACAATAATATTCGGTCAACTCTTCTGAAGTAAGCCCCTTACTTTCAAATTTGTAAATTCCATCTTCATAAAAAGTAGATGAAGCAACATCAAGGCCTAGTGCAAAATCACATTTTGTTGAATAACCTGCTGATTCTATAGCGTATATGATCAAATCAAGTGCTTCTTCAGTACTTTCAATATTTGGTGCAAAACCACCTTCATCCCCTACATTTGTGCTATAACCTTTTTTCTTAAGAATGCTACGTAAGTTATGAAACACCTCCGCAGATATTCTAATTGCTTCACTGAAAGTCTCAGCACCGACCGGAAGAATCATGAATTCTTGGAAATCGAGCTTATTGTCTGCATGTACTCCACCATTAATTATGTTAATGAGTAGAACCGGCATAACACTCGTCTGCTCTCTTCCCAAATATCTATATAGCGGCATTTTGAAACTGTTTGCTGCTGCTTTTGCAACCGCAAGAGACACACCCAAAGTTGCATTTGCTCCAAGTTTTGATTTGTTTTGTGTTCCATCCAGTTCAATTAATGCTTTATCAATTGCATTTTGGTCCGCTGCATTCATTCCAATGATTTTATCTGTTATCATTCCATTTACAACTTGAACAGCTTTCAGCACTCCCTTACCACAATACCTTTTCTCATCTTGGTCTCTGAGTTCCAAGGCTTCCAGTTTACCGGTTGAAGCTCCAGAAGGTACAGATGCTCTGCCTACTGCTCCATCACAGAGCCCAATCTCTACCTCAACGGTTGGGTAACCCCTGCTATCTAAAATTTCTCTTGCAAATACGTTATTGATTATCTTATTCATTGCATTAACCCTTTACTAGATTCACAATTGTGTGCACGGAACGTTCTGTCTCGGAAGATGTTATCCCAGCGCTGTAACATTTCAGTGTATGAACATTGCAATATACAGGTAATTTGAGTAGCGGATGGTGTCATTCCAGTGCTTGACACTGGAATCCAGCTTTTACTATACAGCCACCTGGTGTGCTCATTTACGATTAAGTTTTCTGGATCCCAGTGTCTGGGCACTGGGATGACATCATTCTTAGTGGAAGTTACCCCCATATCACAACGTTCGTACAGTTGTGTGCTTCGACACTGGGATCCAGTTTTACTACACAATTTTATCATATAAATCCTCCCAGTCTGGATTCTCTTTCTCGATTAAATTCATTTTCCATTTTCTTTGCCAACTTTTTAAAAGCTTTTCTCTAGTAATAGCTAAATTTATGTCTTGGAACTCTTCGAAATAAACCAATCTATAAACACCGTATTTTGACGTAAAACTAGAAACAGTTTCACTTTTATGTTCATAAATTCGTTTTATCAAATTTGATGTCACACCTACGTATAAAGTTCCGTTGCGTTCACTTGCAAGTATATAAACATAATAACTCTTCATATATAGTTGACTGGATTCCAGTGTCAAGCACTGGAATGACACCGGTACTTGCATTTATTCTATCGTTTAACTAGATGTTTGTATAGTTTCTGCTATGAGCTTCGCAGCTTCCTTTGCCAATTTAGCTATATTACTACCAGCACCAATAAATAATACTATATCACCTGGACTTGTCGAATCACTAATAAAATGTGAAATGAGCAAAGCATCATTCATAATTTTTGTGTTATTACTGACTAGAGCTTTCTGTATATCATCAATTCCACAACCAGGAATGGGCTTATCTTCTGGAGGATGAACAGGAGTAAGGATGACATAATCAAACATCATGAAAATTCGTATGAATTCATCAAAAAAATTACGAATGCGAGCAAAACGAAGTGGTTCGATAATTCCTATTACTTTTCCTTTAGTAATCGAACGTGCAGCCGTTAAAGTTGCATATATTTCATTTGGATGATGGGCATAATCCTCAATTAACTTAACACCTTTGATATCAGCAATTAAAGAAAATCTTCTTGCTACTCCTTTGAATTCCAAAAGGCCTTTTTTAATCTCTGCATTGCTAATCTCGAGCTTTATCGCAACTGATATTGCAGCTAAGGCGTTGCTTACTTTGTGAATACCTATTGCGTTTGATAGTACTGTGTTTTTTAAAGGGCTGGATCCCAGTGTCAAGCACTGGGATGACACCCATTTTTTTTGAAACAACATCAGCGTCTTTTCCTGTTGCTCCTTCTCCTTTGTCATCCCAGTGCTTGACACTGGGATCCAGTTATTTTGAACCATACAACTATCATCAATAAACACATCAAATTCTATGCTGTTAGCATGCTGCTTAATATTAACAGCTTTAATATTGGCATCCTCAAATCCAAACATCACAGAGTTACTTGCATCATAATTAATGCCTACAGAATCAGGCAAAACTGCAAAATCTGCTTTGCTTATAAACTGAGAAAACGCATTTTTAATATTGTCGAATGTACCATAATGATCCATATGATCGTCGTTAATACTCGTTATGACAGCAATATTTGCAGGAATTTTTAGCATGGTTCCATCAGACTCATCAGCTTCGATTAAAAAAATGTCACTCTTTCCAAGTTTTGAATTACTCTGGTATGAATTTAGTATTCCTCCTACAATTACAGTCGCATCAATGCCAGAATGATCAAAAATGGAAGCAATCATTGCTGTTGTTGTCGTTTTTCCACTTGAGCCTGAAACTGCTATCACATATTTATCTCTTAAAAGTTCAGCAAGCATGTCTGATCTATGCAAAACGATTTTATTGTTATTTTTTGCTGCAATTAACTCCACATTATCAGATTTTATTGCAGAAGAATGTACGACTATTTGAGCTTGGCTTATATTATCAGCATTGTGACCAATAAAAACCTCTATACCTAGCTTTTGTAACCTATCTACATTGTTGTTTGACTGCGCATCACTGCCTTGAACTTTGTAATTGGAATTGTGAAGAATTTCAGCAATAGCGCTCATTCCAATTCCACCTATACCAATAATATGTATTATTCCTTTTTGAGTTTTGTTAATATTTAGCAGTAGATGTTTACTCATTACTAAATTTATTATAGTATAATTTAAAATCCTCATAGTATCGAACCCTCTTACCGAATACAATGATAAAAAACCTAGCCTTCCTATGTCTAATATTCGTTTTGATGAGTAGCTGCAGTGTTAGCAACAGGTTTAATTGCACTGCAGGTCATTATAAAATTGGCAGCAGCTACACAATAAATGGTATAACTTATTATCCAAAAAACTGTAAACACTATGAAGAGATAGGGATAGCGTCGTGGTATGGAATAGAAGATCATGGCACGCTTACAGCAAATGGTGAAGTGTTTAACCGTCACTTGATCTCTGCAGCGCATAGGACTTTGCCCCTACCCTGCTTTGTTCTTGTCACTAATTTAGAAAATGGAAGAAAGCTTGTTACAAGGGTTAACGATAGAGGGCCTTTTATTGAAGGCAGAATAATAGACTTATCAGAAAAAGCAGCTCAAGTCTTAGGATTTCATAAATCTGGGCTTGCAAAAGTAAAAGTCCAATACCTAAGAAAGATGTCAGAACAATTGATACAAAATACTCCTCATTACCGAAAGCAATATGAAAAAGAAATGCAGAAACGTCACCCGAAACAAGACAGTGCAGAAAGTAAGGGATATGTTGCATTTTTTAAAAATGCTCAGGCTGCTAAATCAGCTGCATCAAAGCTTCGCAATCAAGGAATAAAAAATGTTAGATTGCTTTTTAAGAACGATCAATATTGCGTGAAAGTGAGTGATAGGTAGTGGTGAGTGCAGAATTTGAAAGATTTGGTTAATGTAAGGAACGCTGGCTAACTATTGTAAGTTAAAAATGTGATATAAAAAAGATATCAACAATTTATAGCTATACCGCCGCGGCGCTAACAAGTAGCGGGATGACGGGCTTATCGTCACGCCACCGCGAACCGTCATACCGCGATTCATTCCATAGCTGTACGAACATTGAAATATGGCACATAGTAAACGATGTCATGAAAGTAGCTGACACTGGAATCCAGCCTTTATTATGCAGCCACTTGGTTGAAATTAAGTCTTCTGGATCCCAGTGTCTAGGCACTGGAATGACATCATTCTTTTTCCTGGATCCCAGTGTCTGGGCACTGGGATGACAAAGAGTTTGCAAATATTAGTTATTACCTGTAGGATATAGAGAAATTAGTAAGGATTTTAATAGGAATAATATGCCATCTGTTACTTTTATTTTACCTGATGGGAGTAAGAAAAGCTATGAAGCTGCAGAGGGAGAAACTCTGCTCAATTTAGCCCACAGAAGTGATCCAGATCTGCTTGAAGGTGCATGTGAAGGTTCTCTTGCTTGCTCTACATGCCACGTGATTATTGATCCAGAATTTTATGATGCTGTAGAAACGCATAATCCCATATCTGATGAGGAAAATGATATGTTAGACCTAGCTTTCGGCTTAACAGAGACGTCGAGGCTTGGATGCCAAATAAAAATCACAAAAGATATCAATGGCTTGTGTGTAACCATACCAAGGGGTACAAGAAACATATCATTAGATAAACAGGTGAATCATGCGTAAGATTTTTATCTATATTATCATCTCTTTACTCTTGTTTATTCCTGTAGCGTATAGTGGTTTTTGGTATTTTTCTGCATGTAAGGTAAAAAATCTTTTAGCTGAAACAATACTATACATTAACGACGAAAAATTTGATATTTCACATGATTTTAGTGGATTTCCTTCTAACCTAATTTTCCGTGTGACAAACCCAAAGTTTTCCAATGAGCAATTAACCATCTCATCTGATGCTTTATTGATAAAAAATAGATTGTTTGATAAATCAGTATATATCTACATACCAAGCAATGAAGTCAACATTGCTGTTCATGGTGATGAGAAAAAGAATATAAAATGCCACACAAACGATAGCAGCCACTTTGTTGTTAGACTAAACGATTTACCATCTTCATTGCGATTCAACAAAAATAGTACCGTGATAGACTATATAGATACACTTCGTTACGAAGATTATGGATTAAAATGTGATGTTTTAGAAAATCAGCAAAGTGTTATAACTGAAGTGAATGATAAAAGCAATTACATTCAATTTCACCTCGATAAAGAACCAAGTGGAAATACTAAACTAGGATTTGATTTTTATACTTATCGGTATAAAAATACTGCAAGTCCTGAAAGTTACCTTAGTATCGACACTAAACTTGATTACGAATTTGTAAACCACATCTCAGCTTCCAGAATTAATTTCAACATAGAGAAATTTTTAATTCAAAGTAATAATTTTTCTCTTGCTGCAGATGGTGGAGTGCAAAATTATAATTTGGTTACGTCTTCATTTAAAGACAAAATCAACGTGGCTATATCAAATTATAAAGAATTAATCTCGTTTATGATTGGTGACTCAAAAACTTCAGATGTGTTTGAAAAATTAATGTCTTCCTTATCAGAAAAAACAACTGATAACAGCGTTCAATTTTCAATAAAGTACGATGATGATGTAGGGTCAAGCTTTATTGGAAAGTTATCCACCACTGATTTTATGAACCAGCTCAGTAAAATAACCCAATTAACCAAGGATGAGAGCAGTAGTTAGTTTACTTTTCATATTGATATTCCACTCAGGCGTAAATGCTTTTACTCTGGATAATAAATTCAGAGATAAAAGCATGGAAAAACGAGCAACCAGTTTATTTGAAATAATAAGGTGTCCAATATGTTCTGGCGAATCATTGTCTGAATCTGGATCTCAGATCGCGTATGATATGCGAGAAGCAATTCGTAAAAAAATCAATGATGGATATACTGATGAAGAGATAATCTCAGAGCTAAAAAATTCTTATGGAGATTCAATTATAATCGTACCATCTAGCACTTACATTTTGTGGTTTATTCCACTTACAACTCTGCTTATTGGGTGTTTTCTAATACGAAAATACATCAATACAACCACTTAAACCTTTTATATATAGCTAAAGTGACTTAGGTTGACGATTTGATAAACCGTCATCCCGCTGCTTGTTAGCGGGATCTATGCTAAGATACTGCGAATGAATCCACGGCTGTACGAACATTGCAATTTGCAGCCCCCTCTCGCTGTTCTAGTGCTTCCTTCTTCTGTCATCCCAGTGCCAAGATCCACAACTGTACGAACATTGTGATTTGAGAACAATCTCTGTCAGGAAGGGTGTCATTCCAGTGCGTGACACTGGAATCCAGCCTTTCCATAATCATCAAAACGTTGTATTTTAACATAAAACAGCTATTTTTATGCTCGCCAACTTAATAAAATTCCTGGATCCCAGTGTCTAGGCACTGGGATGACACCATTTGCTGTGCAATTTACCTTCAAAAATGAATGTTCGTACAGCTATGGAATGAATCGCGGTATGACGTAGGGATTGCATTAGCTATAATTCTTTGGTTTTCACTTTTCTTTTAACCTTGCAATGATATTTTCTTTGCCGATAAAAATTAATAATTTAGCGAGCTCTGGTCCTGTTTCTGTTCCTGTTAAAGCTGAACGCAACTGCGTAAATAGGTCTTTTGCCTTTATATCCACTGTTTGTCGAATAGTTTTTACCCATTCTGACAACGTGTTTTCATTACAATCACCTTGGGGCAATGCATTGAACGCAATTTTTATAAGCTCCTTATCAAGAATCACAGGCTCTATATCGGATTTGCATATTTTCCACCACTTGGCCACCTCAGAAAACCTTTCTATATTGTTCCTTATAAAATACCAAAACTCTGAGGAGTCCACTCCAATTTGATTTAAACGGTCTTGCACCATTTCAAATGGCATTTGTTGCAGCACTTTGCTATTTAGCTTATATACTTCACTCAAGCTGAATTGTGCAGATGCTGAGCTAAATTTTTTAATGTCAAATGAGTCAATTAAAGACTGTATGTCAACATAAGCTTCTATCGGATCAGATGTTCCAAGTTTTGCTAAATAGCTAATTAGCGCAATTGGTTCAATTTCATCTTCTTTTATAGATTTGATATCCAGCCCGCCTTTCCGTTTCGATATCTTGCTATCATCAAAATGTAGCAGAGAAAGGTGAGCAAACATAGGAATTTTCGCTTTTAATGCTTTAATCATTTGGATTTGCACTGCTGTATTAGTTACATGATCTTCCCCGCGTACAATATGGGTTACATTAAAGTCAACATCATCGATAGCAGAAGGTAACATGTATGTGTACATTCCATCTTCTCTTTTTACCACAGGGTCGCTGATGCTATTGGTTGCAATATTTATTTCGCCTTTAACTTCATCATTCCATTTAACAACCTCATTTCTATCCAACTTAAATCTAAAATGTGGTCTTCTTCCTTCTTGCTCATAACGAATTTTCTCTTGCTCAGTTAGAAGTAACGCGCTTCTGTTATATACCGGGGGAAGTCCTTGTTTTAACTGCAATTTTCGTTTAATTTCTAACTCTTCTCTTGTTTCATAGCATGCATAAATATGCCCTTCTTTTATTAACTGCAAGAACACCTCGTTATAGCGCTCAAAGCGCTCTGATTGCTTAAAACTTGCATCCCAATCGATACCAATCCATTTTAGGTCTTCTATGATATTATTTATATATTTGACATCTGAACGCTGAAGGTCAGTATCATCAAAACGGAGTAAAAATTTTCCATTTTGATTGCGTGTGTACATCCAACAAACCAGAGCAGTTCGTACATTTCCTACATGGAGATAGCCAGTTGGGCTTGGAGCGAATCTTGTTAGCATTTAAACAGCAATATTGTTTACTCTAATTTATTTTAATTTTATATAAATATACTGCTAAAGCAAGCGAGATCTGTTTCCTACTCTTCTTTCTTGGCTGATCCATAATTAGCATTAAAGAACTACGGTTTATTGGCATGGAAAAGGCTACTTGAGTATACCAAGCAAGAATCTAGCAGCAACATTAACTGAAAATGTCTGTAATACCACTGTAGTAAGGCTATATGCTTTTGTTTGAAAGCAAAGAACAGCTAAAACGTAACCGAAAAATGTAATGTTTTTTCACCAAAATCAAACATTTTAAGCGTATTTTCTCTGGATTTAGCTGAGGTTTTTATGGGTTTTCTAAATTTTGTTGGGGCTCTTATATGGCCCATACGCGTCAAGTTAAGAAGCAAGGGTAAGAAAATTCAATGAACTTAAGGTGGATACTCTAGTTTTTCTATATCTATCTTTCACAGAAAATTGTGACCAGTCTGTGGTAAGTTTTTTCAGGAAAATTCTCAAATTATTAATTTTACTGCTTAACGCTAAAAACAACTCCCTAATCCTTCTTTTTAATTCAATGAATGCCTTTGTTAAACTCAGCTCTGTATTCTCTTTCAGTTTTATACAACCAACTATTCCATGAAATATAAGAATTGCGCACAATTTAGCGTATAGTTCACATAATACTCTGTATGGTTTTCCTTTAAGTTCGTCAAGCCTGATGTGACTCTTATACAATTTAAATAATAATTCAATCTGCCATCTTACCCTGTAAACTGTTAATACTTGTTCAGCGCTGATTTTACTCTCTGGAACGTTAGTTATGAATATCGACCAATCCAGCAATTTTTGATTCTTTTGAGAAGATGTATATCCATGTGATTTTGCTAACTTATTAGCCCTTCTTCTTCTAATTATAGACTGTTCTTCAGTTAATTTTTGACATATAATTCTCACTTTAATTTTTACTTCTTTTCCTAATAGCACTTCCATCTCTAGAAGGGATTGACCTTCTAAACATTCCAACAACTCTATTTTTTGATTTGTTTCTATATCATATATATTGGTATCAGACTTATAACGACTAACAAAATATGCACCTGCTTCATCAATCTGTTTAAAAGAACTAGGCACAAAGTAGCACAAATCAAATATTAGCAAATCATTGGCTGATAAACCGTTCAGATAATCCCTATAACCTTGATCCGACCTTATTCCTTCTATTAAATTTAACTTATCTAGCGCTTGGTTCAGGTAATCAAAGACTAACTGCAGCTTTATTCCTGATTTGGTATTACTCTCACAATCTCTATAGCTACTCCCATATCCTTTGTACATATCTTCCATGCTACTGGGCAGGCTAATATAGCTACTATCCAATAGCTTAATGCTTCTAAATTGCTTCAAAATTCTGCAATCAACCTGTAAGCTGTTTTTAAATAAAACTAAAGATTCATTATACATTCTTTTCATAAATTCCACTGCTTCTTCAGTAAATCTAAAATCCAAACCCTGTTTTGTAATTTCTATCGAGTCTCCATTTAGCAATTGGCACATTGTTTCTATGCTACAATCACCAACTCCTATGTTACCAAAAACCATAGCTTTTATGAATGATGAGCCATTAAGTTTTCTCTTTCTTTTTATAAAACCTACTGCAATTGATATTTCGTCTGCTTTTTCATTAAAGAATTCATTGAGGTCTTTTGATAAGCAAGCTATTCTGTCCATTGTAAGTTCTCTCATTCACATATCCAAGAGAACTTATACCTTATTCTTTTCCTTCACTCTATCAATTTTACTTACACTTTTCCTTAACTTGACGCGTATGGTTACATATGTCTGGAGGAAGAAAATGAAGGAAATCTGGTAGACAAAGATTATAAAAGTGATTCTAACTTAGATTATGTAAAAATTAACCATACATTTGTATATTACGGTAATGAGTTGGCTAAGTTATCATATACAAGACAACCTGATCGGACTCTCAAAAATCAGTGTAACAGTTCTATTGAATCAAAAAAATTGGAATACAAATATGTAACATGGGAAGATTCAGATACTGGCAACAATAAATATTATTTTTCAGACGAGGCAGGAAATATAATCGATTCACCTGACAATGAGGTATTACAAGACATTATGTTATACTACGGTGAGAGACATATAAGAGATGTGCTACTGTTGCTATCAAGCGCGTTTGCCAAAGTTTTTGTCGAGGGCCTAACAGACGACCAACTAAAAACCCTTGCCAATACTCTTAGTAACGAGCAACTGCAAAAAATAACTCCTGAACTGAATTCAAATCAACTGCAGGTCCTTTTACAGAATTTAACAGATAATCAACTACAAAGAATAATTCCTGAGCTGAGTTCAAGCCAACTGCAAGTTCTAGTCCAACACTTAATAGATGAGCAACTCCAAGCTTTAGTGGATCACCTAACTGACCACCAATTACAAACTCTCGCTCAGGAACTAAATCCAGAAAAGTTACAAATAATTGTTCCTATTTTAAATGATACTCAGCTTGAAGCTCTAGTGAGAGACTTAAATCCAGAGCAAGTAAAAGAAATTTTACCTCACTTAAAAGTGGATCAGTTCAAAGCACTTATTAAAACTTTAAATGACGAGCAATTTACAGTGCTTGCAAAAGACTTGGCTGAGCACCACTTGACAATACTTTCTAAAGAATTAGAAGGTGACCAGTTGAAAGCTTTAGTAAATAGTCTGCAAGAAGACCAACTGAAAGACTTAGTTAATAAGCTTGATCATGAGAAACTCGAAGCAATTGCTCAGGATTTAACTGATTCTAATAAGATTCAGATTATCATTAAGTCTTTAGTTGATAATTCAGAAAAACTTCAAGCTTTTGCTCGCAATATGTCTAATGAGCAGTTTAAAGAACTTTTGGATAACGTAGGAGCAGAAGAGCTTAAAGACATCATTCACAAACTGCCTTATGAGAAAGTGACAGCTGTGATTGGTGATCTCAGCAATCAAGATCAGTCTAAAGCTATTATTGATGCATTAAAAGAGAAGTTTGATGAACAAAACAAGAAACAAGAGGAAATGAAAGAAAAACTTGAAGAACTTAAGGAATTGCTGGAAGGTGATGATATAGTTAACCCCAATCAATTTAGCTATCAACATTCTTCTGTAGTAAATGAAGAGTATTACCTTAACAGTAATGATGCTTATACTGTTCAGGATTACTCCATATCTGTTTAGCAGATTACAGAAGATAATGAATAACATTATTTTTAATATTATTATTTAAGGAGTTAATAGATATGAGTAATTTAACAGAAGATAAAAAATTTAATGTGGAGTTAATTGAGACACCATTAAAAGAGATATCAGGAACTAAAGGGATGGTACAAACTTCGACATTTGTAGGATCAGTCAATTCCATAATAAAACATATCAATAATGTAGTAAGCCAAACCACACAGCACTTATCTACAATAAAGAAGGAAATTGGTGATAAAGATTCAGTTTTAATTGAGAAAATCGATAAATTGAGAGATGAAGTAGATTCATTCACGGATTCTGACATAACAA is part of the Wolbachia endosymbiont (group A) of Anomoia purmunda genome and harbors:
- the cgtA gene encoding Obg family GTPase CgtA; its protein translation is MGFIDEVKLCLKAGDGGDGCASFRREKFVEFGGPNGGNGGKGGNIVFISDANLNTLLHFRYRRHIKADSGKNGAGRDRSGTAGKDVILKVPVGAQIIDEESEEIIVDLDKPDMEFLIAQGGKGGLGNTNFKSSTNKAPRHFTYGQPGEEKHVLLKLKVLSDVGIIGMPNAGKSKFLTRCSNSDTKVGDYPFTTVRPHLGMVKVDDSEVVIADIPGIITDAHLGIGLGHKFLKHIERCQILLHLIDVTHDDVVSAYSCIHNELELYNSDLVEKEEIVVLNKCDLLREAEILEKKNHLANYLNKEVLCLSINGDLQPILRLLSEKLKKSNSKEIDVYDPFKM
- the eno gene encoding phosphopyruvate hydratase, yielding MNKIINNVFAREILDSRGYPTVEVEIGLCDGAVGRASVPSGASTGKLEALELRDQDEKRYCGKGVLKAVQVVNGMITDKIIGMNAADQNAIDKALIELDGTQNKSKLGANATLGVSLAVAKAAANSFKMPLYRYLGREQTSVMPVLLINIINGGVHADNKLDFQEFMILPVGAETFSEAIRISAEVFHNLRSILKKKGYSTNVGDEGGFAPNIESTEEALDLIIYAIESAGYSTKCDFALGLDVASSTFYEDGIYKFESKGLTSEELTEYYCNLVEKYPIISIEDAMSEEDYEGWKLLTAKLGSKIQLVGDDLFVTNCELIRKGIEEKMANAVLIKPNQIGTLTETFAAIEMAKSNGYKAVISHRSGETEDTTISHIAVASNCGQIKTGSLSRSDRLAKYNELIRIESALGKDAKYYRGLAWVL
- a CDS encoding GIY-YIG nuclease family protein, with amino-acid sequence MQVPVSFQCLTLESSQLYMKSYYVYILASERNGTLYVGVTSNLIKRIYEHKSETVSSFTSKYGVYRLVYFEEFQDINLAITREKLLKSWQRKWKMNLIEKENPDWEDLYDKIV
- a CDS encoding UDP-N-acetylmuramate--L-alanine ligase, translating into MRILNYTIINLVMSKHLLLNINKTQKGIIHIIGIGGIGMSAIAEILHNSNYKVQGSDAQSNNNVDRLQKLGIEVFIGHNADNISQAQIVVHSSAIKSDNVELIAAKNNNKIVLHRSDMLAELLRDKYVIAVSGSSGKTTTTAMIASIFDHSGIDATVIVGGILNSYQSNSKLGKSDIFLIEADESDGTMLKIPANIAVITSINDDHMDHYGTFDNIKNAFSQFISKADFAVLPDSVGINYDASNSVMFGFEDANIKAVNIKQHANSIEFDVFIDDSCMVQNNWIPVSSTGMTKEKEQQEKTLMLFQKKWVSSQCLTLGSSPLKNTVLSNAIGIHKVSNALAAISVAIKLEISNAEIKKGLLEFKGVARRFSLIADIKGVKLIEDYAHHPNEIYATLTAARSITKGKVIGIIEPLRFARIRNFFDEFIRIFMMFDYVILTPVHPPEDKPIPGCGIDDIQKALVSNNTKIMNDALLISHFISDSTSPGDIVLFIGAGSNIAKLAKEAAKLIAETIQTSS
- a CDS encoding septal ring lytic transglycosylase RlpA family protein yields the protein MIKNLAFLCLIFVLMSSCSVSNRFNCTAGHYKIGSSYTINGITYYPKNCKHYEEIGIASWYGIEDHGTLTANGEVFNRHLISAAHRTLPLPCFVLVTNLENGRKLVTRVNDRGPFIEGRIIDLSEKAAQVLGFHKSGLAKVKVQYLRKMSEQLIQNTPHYRKQYEKEMQKRHPKQDSAESKGYVAFFKNAQAAKSAASKLRNQGIKNVRLLFKNDQYCVKVSDR
- a CDS encoding ferredoxin family 2Fe-2S iron-sulfur cluster binding protein; this translates as MPSVTFILPDGSKKSYEAAEGETLLNLAHRSDPDLLEGACEGSLACSTCHVIIDPEFYDAVETHNPISDEENDMLDLAFGLTETSRLGCQIKITKDINGLCVTIPRGTRNISLDKQVNHA
- a CDS encoding cytochrome c-type biogenesis protein CcmH gives rise to the protein MRAVVSLLFILIFHSGVNAFTLDNKFRDKSMEKRATSLFEIIRCPICSGESLSESGSQIAYDMREAIRKKINDGYTDEEIISELKNSYGDSIIIVPSSTYILWFIPLTTLLIGCFLIRKYINTTT
- the gltX gene encoding glutamate--tRNA ligase; its protein translation is MLTRFAPSPTGYLHVGNVRTALVCWMYTRNQNGKFLLRFDDTDLQRSDVKYINNIIEDLKWIGIDWDASFKQSERFERYNEVFLQLIKEGHIYACYETREELEIKRKLQLKQGLPPVYNRSALLLTEQEKIRYEQEGRRPHFRFKLDRNEVVKWNDEVKGEINIATNSISDPVVKREDGMYTYMLPSAIDDVDFNVTHIVRGEDHVTNTAVQIQMIKALKAKIPMFAHLSLLHFDDSKISKRKGGLDIKSIKEDEIEPIALISYLAKLGTSDPIEAYVDIQSLIDSFDIKKFSSASAQFSLSEVYKLNSKVLQQMPFEMVQDRLNQIGVDSSEFWYFIRNNIERFSEVAKWWKICKSDIEPVILDKELIKIAFNALPQGDCNENTLSEWVKTIRQTVDIKAKDLFTQLRSALTGTETGPELAKLLIFIGKENIIARLKEK